Within Plodia interpunctella isolate USDA-ARS_2022_Savannah chromosome 17, ilPloInte3.2, whole genome shotgun sequence, the genomic segment AGAGTTATCTAGATTAGGCACAAGGCCTCCAATGACGAATATCATACAATAGAATATCCTAAAtagattgatatttttatctatttatatctataattcatagtaattttattaatttaagtagttttattttgatgtcttCTTCTTTTGAACACAATATCGAAAATTAAACCCTACTCAATTCTTTTGCGGtcaaagtacctatgtattaaCGTTCTGTTTATTCCAAGCAAAAGACTTCAACACGCACGtcaatatgtacttaatttttttctctttgttgatctatggcGCACGTTTAACATTATCAATAGgaagtattactgcacatttacccgccagagtacagcactgtatgataggtacacaaaagcatTACCGcattttgctatgtcgattaaaacgtttattttagagtactttattaatcctttcattatgtaagcatttcgtttgtgaaaatatacaacaatgtagcatattcgggtgccaaaatattgggaaaaatcgttttccataagacaAAAACCTTCGAAAACTAAggaatacgcctcacgctgtaaaatttttgagccagtgaacggtcgaaaagaatcttggaacacttcacacgtgaagacttattcaaatattgacttcatacaggtaagatcttagtgaaaatcaagtttatatcagtttatgaccataGTTGACCAATTAATGCAGAACATACTCGTAACCTAATATAGTGTTATAATTTTCAGGACCAGTTAACTGCCCTTCAGTTAAAAGTGTACTCAAAAGCGACAAAGAGCTGCTAAACATGAagctaaaaatcaaatatgtgtCGTCGTATATGAAGTTAACCCTATAGAcggttttttgtgtttatatttattatttgaatagtttttgggtggaagtggttaattgattatgttggtggtcgaaaataatatacttaggtacatatCCCAATCCCACAAATAGTGCAATGTGATATTAATAgtgttcaataattataataaaggtattgtgttttacaataGACTTGAATCATTCGTCTTGTATTTAACCCTTTGTGTTCTGAAAGCCTATtcaataatccactaaatctgcttcctttttcctttaaacccgcaccacgattgcgtatttttggtcgtaaatctgcaacaatattgaaaattgacgcTTTTTGCCtgcattggcaatgtttgtgtaccagtagcgccatctgcgctgagctttgcgtaatatgccctattttCCCGCCATGTCAAACAAAGTTTTCAGTTTATCCTAAgcgttattttgttttcaagtatttccaatatttatatagatagcaATCTTTACTCGGagaatcttttttttcttgcatGTAGGTATTAAATCTTAGTAAGGAAgtactgatattatattacGATGTGCTAATAAAAGTTAGCTATTTCAATAACGATCGTCcacaataagtaattttaataattacgtaGGTACGATAGAAAACGGACAAGTAGTTACATTTTCGTTCAATGAGATTTTTTACTGTCCATTTCAAAACCATTCAAATCAAGGCGTCAATGACAAGACACAGGTAAATAATCTAACCGTGGGAATATGGAGAAATTTGTTCTTGCGGATTTCCCACATAATTTACagattttcgaaaaaatatttaaatttagaaagcATTATAGACCTCATAGAGatacaaaaatttgtaaagCATTATTAGACGTacagaacaaaaataatttacctagTTATTACTACTTAGTTAACTTATAAGTCACGGCAAAGTGAGAGGTAatgtagtacctacctaggcGTTTAAAATAGCAATTAGAAGTTGATGCAAATCGTACTTAAATGCTCGGTGATGTCCGAGCTGCTGCAGAACTGCAAGCGGGGTCGGAGGTCGAATTGCCAAtagctataaatataataattataatactcaCTGCGACTGCCTCTGCCAATGCCCAATGGTAGCAAGTTACAACACTTTATTTTGCCGattaacttttgttttaacCTACTTTTAGGAACAGCGAATTTTAGAttggatttgattttattacacGAAGTTAACTACACACAAAAAATCATTAGGTAtctatctaaattattattttccctagatatttaatttttattgggAATAAGTGCAATTTTTTTCATGCATTCCTGTATTTGGTCTTTCCATTTCTTCACACAACTTAAAGATATTTCCCAAAtactgtttaaaatatttcaactgtTGACATGTCCGTAATTATTACCAAATTCTACTTCAGTAAGAATGACAACGATGAAGCGAATCAGGACACTGCTGGCTTCCTTTGAGACGGTGATGGTCTAAACTTTTCTTTTCCtacagaattaaaaaaatattatacatgtccCGGACATAGTGGAACTGCTTCAAATTAGGCAAATATATCCAGGAGGAGAGGAAAATAACGATACAATTAGTCGCGCAACAATTTACCTACCAAGAGGTATGTTCCTATTATACCTCAGCGCCTACTTTCGTCGTTCGATCGTCTTGTGTCTATATCAGTCACTCAATTACATCATTAGCGAACAGATCTAGGCAAGTTAAAATGATCGTTGAGAAGAGGAGGGTCTGTCACGGGAGAAAAGTTAGAAAAGTTGTGTAAGTAGGTATGACATTTGTGTCATACCTACATTCATCATTTTTTGATGCACAtctctaatatatatatatatgttgtatGTGAGATGtgtgtgttatatatatatatatatatatatatatatatatatatatatatatatatatatatatatatatacgagcgtatctatctatctatctatttatatatatagatatgctCGTAGTCGTTACAACTAGGTAGCTACTTATTGGAATGGCAACTTacataagttaaaaaattgcGCAACATAACACAAAAGACTGTTGTTggaagataaatttattaaatgatataaataaaagaggaAGTGTGGTTATTTGGAAGCAATCATTCAGTAACCCAGTAGAGGCGGCCGCCGAAGCGGGCTGGCGGGCGAGGCTTGCAGTCGGGCAGCGAGGGCGTCGCGTCCGGCACCACGGGGTGGCACGGGCACGGCGGGCCCTCGGGCGCCTGGCTCGGGCTCGAGTGCACCCGCGCCCGGGTGAAATATCCGAAATGAGGAGGCTTTATGCAAAGCTTTGAGTCCATGCAATCAGCGAATGCAGTCTGAGTCTTCCGACAGGATTTATACCTGAAAAATACATAGAAGACTTTAATATAACacttgaatgaatttatttacttcagaCAAAATAGAGTCCATATGTAAGGTAGTAGGTATTATTTCGTATAGTTATATCGTAATACGTTAGTATAGACAATACACTGGGCACATTGTTAATGTACACATCATGCACCTACTACTCACACGGTCCTTCCACGTGCCATATTCTGAAGAGCGGGGTGAGTAATAAATTCCAAAAATGGGACACTTAAAACTACGTAGGGCGACCAGTCAGGTGTCGAACCTTGACCCCTATAAAGGATTTTGGTTTGAGAGTCTGTGTAATTGGAAAACTGGGGCACTCCCGTGATTGCAATTGCATGGAGATCCGAAAGTTCCCGCATAGGTACCTGAAGTCGCCTGAGCTTTTGTCGACGCAGTTGGCGAACTGGTTGAACTCGTGCTCGCAATTGGCCTTGACGCGCTTGAAGAACTCCCAGGTGCAGGCGGTGACGCGGCGGCCGAGCTCGAGGCAGGGCCGTGGGTCGTTGAATTCCTGCCGACACAACATAAACTCGTTGTTCACGGACTCGCACGCCTTGCCGAGGTGCGGCCCCGCGGTCATCAGTGTCGACGTCGACAATTTTAACTCGTCTACGGTTAGCTCGTCATACGTAGGAAGATTTACTTCTTTGGACaccatgttaaaataataatatattatttctacttaaaaacgttaatattaagtagtagGTTGATTTATGTCTAAAATACATAACAcgcaaaaatgtcaaaaagagataattaaaaaatcacactgccataaacatttttcttgcTTGTCGATACCTtaattgcataattatatgcaTTGTgagttcataaaaaatattttaaaaatagtaaactcTGTTCAACAGTGTATGGGCAGACGGTGGTGTGCCCGGCGGTGCGGACGAGCAGCGGCTGGTTGGATCTGTTCCCACTGCCGTGCAGGAAGCATTCGGAATGTCGGGTGATGGGCACCCAGCACCTCTGTTGTAAAGGCTTTTGCACTAAAGGCGTGCAAGGCGCCGCCCAGAAAACAAGGTCAGTTGGGTTAGCATTGCTTTAATAACATGAGAAAAATTACTAACAATGATCATAGGTCTTCGCACCCAGCTAGATAATAAACATAGGATAAAAACACCATAGAAACACATGAGTTAATAAAAAGGTTGCACGTCactagaaatattaaaagtaatactTATGAAAgattctctcatctgagctttTTCCGGGTTTCTTCCGCAGACATTAAGCATCGGAGaccgcttttctacttttttgtCTACATTTCACACGATTGTCGGCATCCCTAAGTCAGATCATTATTGGCACGCGTATCATCCTTGGCAACAATTAGCATAGTTTATTAGAATTTCCATACTTAATATCCATACTTAGACACTATCAGATGATAGTGTCTAAGTATGGATATTATGAACTAATATTAGTAACATTTATTCATGTTACGTGCCGAGGTAGACATTGTTGGCAGACTTGTGTTAAATTGACAAGTAggtatttagaaatataaattctcTATAGGCGATACGcaatctcatcaaaatcaatatatatgcAAGAGTTTCAAAACACGTTTGGCAATAAAAGGACAggaatttattcataaaaacaaaataaataccacAGAGTCCACAGACTTATAAATACCGCACAAGAGGAACAGAGTTTATTTACAGAACCTAAGTGCACATCCTAATTAGTACATACCTATAAACTCTGTTTCTCTTGTACGGCATGTAAGGTTAGCAATATCCAaggatgaaaataatatttttcgtatCAAACTGACTTGGGTAAGTACATATTTCGCGTGATGCCCATGAAACAAAATTtcccatttttattattatcgatagaatcagaaaaatataaaataaataacacagttGTACCACACTTTAAGTTGGGACACTCGGAGAAGGTGAACGGGCTTTAGTATTATGaggccaataaataaaaaaaggtgatctaattactattatattatttcgatATGAAAAGACAAAAGTGACAGGCCACCAAGTAATGGCGGTGAAGGCCACCAAGTCATGTAGCTTATTCAGTTTAAAATATGTGAGAGCTTTTATTAGGGTTTTATTGGTAACTTGTTAGTAGGCATGTAGTTAATCCTAGACTCCGTCGCTCAACGGCTATGGAATCAACCAAGAAAACACTTCAGAAGAGAGAGATATCTTAGAAGTATAGCAATATAGACCTTCGCAgatgctacaaactactagcatttcagaacgaaCTTAAATGCCGAAAGAGttcaattaaactttttacgTTATAAAGTAAAGCTAATTTCCTCGCAGTTATCATTAGGTCAAGCAATcaagaaattactatttaccTATTCATTTCGGTGGGAAACAAGTGATGTCGTTTTTACCACACATTTTATTTCCTATTGACTTCTATTTCACATtagtttcaaaatttagttcaatacatttttattaattcacttTCACAAGCTTTTTACGTTTGATTAGCAGTAAGAAATGTTCTGAGTCAAGCAGGGTGTGTACTTACTAGACTTCTTTAGTCCAGCAGGTACAATAGCTTGTGTCCAAACAATGTAACGAAAATTGCGAGTGCAGCCAATGCAAGTCTATGACACTAATCAATTTAAGTCGTATCTCTTACTGCCAGTCGACGTGCTTGATTGTGCTAATTCACACGGTTCACTGATCACGATGGTTTCGGTTGTAGAGCCACCGGCGCGAGCCAAAGTAACGTAGCGCAGAGTAGTAGCACAAGCACCACCACAAGCACAACCACGACAActaccaccaccaccactacAACTACTACAACCCCAAGTACCACTACCACCAGCTCCACTACGACGACGCCTAAGCCGAAGCCGACAGAGCCGCCTCGACCGTTTCTGCAACTGTTGCCTATACAAACCACGCCTGCCTCCAAAACTAATGCTGCAGTAAAAACAGGtaactacttaatattttttaataacttatgaGCGGATTGGCCCGcgtttttttatcaattagtaccttttctaaataaaactgtatgtaaaattttaaaatagttcaATTCAAACGTCGTACAAAACGTGAAGAGTCTAGAGTCTAGGCTGCCAAGGTCTGAGTCGAGCGAACTCTTTTTagtgaaattgaaaatgtaaacaacATCTCAAAGTAGTGTGCTACTTTACctcacattttttaattataattatattattacataatcatAAGTGCATACTACATCTAAGTGATAGTAGATCACAGTACGTACTCACCGAGTTCTTTTGTGACGAAACTGACGCAATTAGAGCAAGTTAACAGACATtgactttgatttttttaggAACTAATATAATTAGTGACGTAAGTTATTCGCGTACGCGCAATGTTTTGTCGGGTTACGATTACGAGTATAATGACTCGAGCGCAGGAAAGTCGCAGAAGCTGGTGTGCCCCAAGGCAGGGCAAGCTCCAGTGCTGCTGTTCCCGATCCCCTGCGAGACCAACGCACAGTGCCGCGCTAGCAGCGGCCCGGGGCAGGTGTGCTGCGGCAACCGCTGCGTCAAGGGAGTCCCGGCGCCACGCCCTACTTCCGCTCCGAAGTCTCATCAACGTAtgcaacttttttattaatcatgcATTTTTTTGAAAGAGATTACGTAGTGAAACGATTTGaataatggaataaaatagTGTGTGCTATCGCTGTAGGTACTTTGCTCGATATATCATCATAGAAAAGAGCTGAACTAAGTATGATCGGGtgattaattta encodes:
- the LOC128677121 gene encoding integumentary mucin C.1; protein product: MHPLKLLSLMVFAFGLLDNVYGQTVVCPAVRTSSGWLDLFPLPCRKHSECRVMGTQHLCCKGFCTKGVQGAAQKTRATGASQSNVAQSSSTSTTTSTTTTTTTTTTTTTTTPSTTTTSSTTTTPKPKPTEPPRPFLQLLPIQTTPASKTNAAVKTGKSQKLVCPKAGQAPVLLFPIPCETNAQCRASSGPGQVCCGNRCVKGVPAPRPTSAPKSHQPILGVIPRECPSAPLGELLFEVQSCKSDAECWPRVCCPDGGRSYCRTAKARLDLVPVARQIDAPVRMLEQYLQCTPPPQYDLFPQKCSSSVDCFPNLCCAEGGKKHCRPPQRSLLGLLAGVTQTIGSTLGNLRQNQANKNKV
- the LOC128677122 gene encoding NADH dehydrogenase [ubiquinone] 1 alpha subcomplex subunit 8-like, giving the protein MVSKEVNLPTYDELTVDELKLSTSTLMTAGPHLGKACESVNNEFMLCRQEFNDPRPCLELGRRVTACTWEFFKRVKANCEHEFNQFANCVDKSSGDFRYKSCRKTQTAFADCMDSKLCIKPPHFGYFTRARVHSSPSQAPEGPPCPCHPVVPDATPSLPDCKPRPPARFGGRLYWVTE